The genome window CTGTACGTTAAGCTGGCCGATTTCCCGGACCACATCGAGGTCTTTCCGGCCCATGGCCAGGGGTCCCTCTGCGGACGGGGTATGAGCGCCAAAAAGAGCTCCACCCTCGGGTACGAGCGCCGGGCCAACCCCATGCTGCGCTTCAAGTCCTTCGAGGAATTCAAGTCCGACGTGACCTCGGCCTTCCCCACCAGGCCCAAGAGCTTCACCCACATCATCAGCACCAACAAGGCCGGGGCCAACCTGCTGGACGCCTGTCCCATGGACAAGGCCCTGACCCCGAAGCAGTTCGAGGAGATGATGGGCGAGGGTGCCGTAGTCATCGATGCCCGCAATTCCGCCGCCTATGGCGGGTTTCACATTCCCGGCAGCGTGAACATCGGTTTTGAGAAGCAGCTCGCCAACTGGGTGGGCATGGTCATCGAGCCGGGCTCCGACATCCTGCTGGTGGTGGATGATCAGGAGGACTACGACCGCATGCTCATCGAGCTGCACCGAATCGGTTACGACCAGGTGTTCGGGTATCTTTCCGGCGGCATCATGGCCTGGCTCAACAGCGGCAGGCCCGTGGAACAGCTGGAACAGGCCTCGCCCCACCAGCTCAGCGAACGTCTGGGCGGCAATCTGGCCGTGGTGGACGTGCGCACCCCGGCCGAATGGAAGGGCGCGCGTATCGAATCGGCCATCCACTTCCCGCTTTCCGACATCCTGGATGGCAAGCTTCCGGATCTGCCCAGGGACCGCGAACTGGTCATGGCCTGCGGCACCGGCTACCGCTCCAACATCGCTGCCGGACTTCTGCGTCAACAAGGTTTCAAGAACATACAATCCCTGGCGGGCGGCCTGTTCGCATGGACCAACGCCGGCCTGCCGACCGTATCCTAAACCAACGAAAGGAGACAAAACATGGAAACCAGTTTCCCTCTTATCGGCGATCGTCTGCCCACTTTGAAAGTGACCACCACCCACGGCGAAATGACCTTGCCTGACGACATGGCGGGCAAGTGGTTCGTGCTCTTCTCGCACCCGGCCGACTACACCCCCGTGTGCACCACCGAGTTCGTGGCCTTCCAGAAGCGCTACGATGAGTTCCGCAAGCTCAATTGCGAGCTCGTGGGCCTGTCCATCGACCAGGTCTTCTCGCACATCAAGTGGATGGAGTGGATCAAGGAAAAACTCGGCGTCGAGATCGAGTTCCCGGTCATTGCCGACGACATGGGCAACGTGGCCAAGGCCATGGGCATGATCCATCCGGGCAAGGGCACCAATACCGTCCGCGCCGTGTTCATCGTGGACGACAAGGGAACCGTGCGTATCATCTTCTACTATCCGCAGGAACTGGGCCGCAACATGGACGAGATCCTGCGCGCCGTGAAGGGCATGCAGACCTCGGACGCCCACGGCGTGGCCATCCCGGCAGGCTGGCCCGAAAACGAGCTCATCAAGAAGCGGGTCATCATTCCGCCCGCCAAGGACGTGGAAAGCGCCAAGAAGCGCCTTCAGGAACATGAAGGCTTCGACTGGTGGTTCTGCCACAAGGAATTGTAGGAAAACACTGGGGGAAACCTCTTGAAAGAGGTTTCCCCCAGACCCCCATCCAGAACTTTTTGGAGAAAAGCCCCTGACAGGATTTCCTGTCAGGGGCTTTGAGTTTTGAGGAGAGTGTGGCTACTTCATGTCGTAGGTGGTCGGGCCGTCCTTGTAGTTGGTCACGTCCAGCCAGGACGCGGGATAGCCGATCTCGATGGGCATGGTGCTGGGCGGCGGCGATGAGTAACGGCCGTCCGGCAGGTTGATGTAGCCGTCCGCGTACTTGGCGATGATGGTATCGCCCATGTCCCACCACGCTTCGAGAATGCGGTTGGAATTGTCCGTGGCCCGCTTGGCCAGCATGAGGCGTGCGGCCTGCTCCGGCGTGCCCTGCACCTTTTTGTCCATCTGGCGTACAAAGCGCATGGATTCCCACTCCAATTTTCGTTGCAGCGGCAGGACGTCGCTCTTGGTGATCAGCTGGAAGTTGAGGCGCGAGAAGCTGTTCACGTAGTCGAAGGCCCACCATGCCGAGCTGCGGTCCAGCTTCTGGGGCGAGCCCGTGGAATAGGCCTTGTTCAGGCCCAGGGCCTTGGAGAAGAAGGGCGCGAAGCAGGTGGTGTAGGAAACGTCCGGGCCGTACCAGAGCACGCCCTGCGTCAGCTCGGGTGCGTCGGGACGCCACTGGCAGACAAAGGTATAGCCCTGGTAGAAGACCGAGATGGCCCGCTCCCATGCGCCGTACATCTTCTTGCCGCCGCCTACGTCGTTCTGCGGGCCGTCATAGGGGCCCACGAAGCGGTGCGGGTCGCCGTAGGGCCCGGCGGCAACGCCCTTGGTCAGGTCGAACTGGGTGCCTTCGTAGTGGTCGCGGTAGAGCGAGAACACGTCGCGCACGTGCAGCTTGCGCTGCGGGGCCAGGGCAAAGGGATACTGCGTGGTGTAGCCGTCCTCGGCCCAGGGGCTCAGGCCCAGGCTCGGGTTGACCCTATCCTGCACGCGCCAGACGCGGCGCAGGGAGTAGTAGGGGTGGTTGTATTCCCCGGGGCTCACCGCGCGCAGCCAGTCCAGCTTGCTTTTGCCGTCCCAGTACTTGGCGTCCTTGAGGCCCTGCACCAGGTGCTTGGACCAGCAGAAGTTCTTGTGCTTGGTGTCGGCCAGGTCGATGTCGCGGATGCGGAATTCGTTGGCCGCCACGAAGATCATGCCGTCGGGCACGCGCTGGGCCACCCAGGCGGAATGGTTGCTCTTGTTGGGCAGCGCGCACATCTCGAAGACCCAGGCCTCGTCCTTGTCCGCCACCAGCAGGGTCTCGCCCGTGGAGTAGTAGCCGTATTTGTCGATGAGCCCGCCCATGAGCTTGATGGCGTCGCGGGCGGTCTTGCAGTTTTCCAGGGCGATGCGCGAAAGTTCCGAACTGTAGAAGATGCGCAGGGTGCCCTTGCCCGTGCCGTTGGGCCTGGGCTCGAAGTTGGCTCCGTTGGTGCATTCGCCGAACATGAGGTTGTGCTCGTTCATGATGCCGTATGCGCCGTCGTAGTAGCCGTAGGAGGTGGGCACCGTCTTGCCCAGGATGGCCCAGATGTCCTTGTACGGCAGTTCGTACAGGGGCGTGGTGTAGGGCTTGCCCGTGTCGTAGCCCGGCCCGCGCTCCGTGGTGGAAATGCGGGGGTAGCGGTAGCTTTCGGGGAAGATCTGCCGGCTTCCTTCCTGCTTGTGGGGCGGGACGTAGATGAGCCGCTGGTCGCCCAGTTCGTCGTCGTCCGAATGGGCCACCATCATGGAGCCGTCTGCGCTGGCCCCCTTGGTAATGATCATGGTGGTGCAGCAGAGCGCCGACGAGCTCGCGAACAGCACGATTGTCAGTGCCAGCAGGAACAGTCTGGAGCCTTTCATGGTTTCCTCCGCATTATGGGTGACGTTCAATCGTTTGCGAATATAGGGTGTTTGTCGGCGGGTGTGCATTATTATTTGCCGCAGGCAGGCCCGTGCCCGAGGCTTGCCCTTCGGGGCGCGAAGTGACATGGTGCTGCCCATGATTTCAGGAACCGAAACCGTTGCCGTTGCCGTGAGCGGCGGCATGGACAGCCTGCTGGCCCTTTGCCTGCTCAGGGAGCAGGGGCGCGACATCATGGCTGTGCATGGGCACCTGCTTCCGCCCGGCCCGGGCTGGGACGTGGTGCGCGAGGGCCTTTCCCGCAACTGCGCCAAGCTGGGCGTGCCCTTTCACGCCCTGGACCTGCACGCGGAGTTCGAGCGCTGCGTGGTGGAACGCTTTGCCGCCGATTACCGGGCGGGGCTTACGCCCAACCCCTGTGCGGTCTGCAATCCAGAGATCAAGTTCGGCCTTCTGTTCGACCGCGTCCGGGAGCTGGGGGCCGACTCCATGGCCACCGGCCACTACGCGGACCTGGAGGAGCGGCCGGGCATGGGACGGCTGCTGGTGCGCGGCCAGGACCGTTCCAAGGATCAGAGCTATTTCCTCTCCCTGGTGCCCGTGGACCGGCTGCGCAGGGCGTATTTTCCCCTGGCCCGGACCTACAAGAAGGACGTCATGGACCTGCTCGGCAAGTACGGGCTCGAACCGCCGCTGCCCAAGGAAAGCCAGGAGATCTGCTTCATCCCGGACGACGACTACCAGGCCTTTCTGGAAACGCGGGGCAACTTGCCCGGCCCCGGTCCCATCGTCCTGGAGGACGGCACCCAGGTGGGACGGCACAAGGGGCTTTGGCGGCACACCCAGGGCCAGCGGCGCGGCCTGGGCATTGCCTGGCAGGAGCCGCTTTACGTGCTGGACAAGGACGTTGCCGGCAACGCCCTCGTGGTGGGACCCCGGAGCGGACTGGATTCGCCGGGGTGCCTGGTGCGGGACTTGAATTTTATGGTCGCCCCCGGGCAGTGGCCCGAGGTGGTGCAGGTGCAGACCCGCTATCGCCAGCAGGCCAAGCCCAGCCGTTTCAGCGTGAGCGGCGACAGGCTGGAGCTGCATTTCATTGAGCCGCATTCCCGGCCCACTCCCGGACAGGTCGCCGCCGTGTATACGGACGACGGCGCGGTGCTCGGCGGCGGGCTCATCGAGCGGGCCCTGTGATCAGCGGAACCAGAGCAGGCTGTCCCTGCTTTCCATGAGGTACTGGTTGTAGGCCTCGCCCCGGATGCGCTTCATGGTGTTGAATATTTCCTGGTCGGTCAGGTGGGGGCGCTTGCGCAGGTAGCCCGCCCACCATGTGATTTCCCCGGCCACGCGGTAGCGCCATGGGTCGCGGAACCTGACCAGCGTGTCGAACCCCTGTTCCCGGTCGCCCATGCCGATGAGCGAAAGCCCCAGGAAGTAGGAGGCGTCCGGATTGCCGGGGTAGCTGTCCAGGGTGCGCTGGAAGGTGTTGGCCGCATCCGTGTATTTCCCGGCCTTGAACTGGCGCAGGCCTTCCCTGTTGTTTTGGTAGGCCTTGGACGGCCCGCTGTACAGGAAGTCGTTGTAGACCGAGATCATGGCCACGCCCGAGCCGCGCCCCACGCCGACGCCGGCGGAGGAGACCGTGCAGGCGCACAGCGCCGCCATCAGGAGCAGCAGCGGGAAAAATGATGCTTTGTGCATGTTCTTGACCGGAACCTGTTAAATGGGTAGCTCCCTCTCAGACCATCGTTCATGGTCCGAAGACGTTGCAAGACAGAGGCCGCAAGGCCGTAATACCAAGACGATACATGATTGAATTTTACACCGCCACCCTTGGCTGCAAGATAAACCAGTATGAAACCAGGGCCATTGCCGAGGCCTGGGCCGGAAAGGCCGGTTCGCAGGCCATGGAAACCCTGGATCCCCTTGCGGCCGATCTCATCCTGATCAATTCCTGCGCGGTGACGGCCAATGCCGTGCGCGACCTGCGCCGCAGCGTCAGGAAATACCATCGCGACAATCCCGCC of Salidesulfovibrio onnuriiensis contains these proteins:
- a CDS encoding dipeptidase: MKGSRLFLLALTIVLFASSSALCCTTMIITKGASADGSMMVAHSDDDELGDQRLIYVPPHKQEGSRQIFPESYRYPRISTTERGPGYDTGKPYTTPLYELPYKDIWAILGKTVPTSYGYYDGAYGIMNEHNLMFGECTNGANFEPRPNGTGKGTLRIFYSSELSRIALENCKTARDAIKLMGGLIDKYGYYSTGETLLVADKDEAWVFEMCALPNKSNHSAWVAQRVPDGMIFVAANEFRIRDIDLADTKHKNFCWSKHLVQGLKDAKYWDGKSKLDWLRAVSPGEYNHPYYSLRRVWRVQDRVNPSLGLSPWAEDGYTTQYPFALAPQRKLHVRDVFSLYRDHYEGTQFDLTKGVAAGPYGDPHRFVGPYDGPQNDVGGGKKMYGAWERAISVFYQGYTFVCQWRPDAPELTQGVLWYGPDVSYTTCFAPFFSKALGLNKAYSTGSPQKLDRSSAWWAFDYVNSFSRLNFQLITKSDVLPLQRKLEWESMRFVRQMDKKVQGTPEQAARLMLAKRATDNSNRILEAWWDMGDTIIAKYADGYINLPDGRYSSPPPSTMPIEIGYPASWLDVTNYKDGPTTYDMK
- a CDS encoding peroxiredoxin; this encodes METSFPLIGDRLPTLKVTTTHGEMTLPDDMAGKWFVLFSHPADYTPVCTTEFVAFQKRYDEFRKLNCELVGLSIDQVFSHIKWMEWIKEKLGVEIEFPVIADDMGNVAKAMGMIHPGKGTNTVRAVFIVDDKGTVRIIFYYPQELGRNMDEILRAVKGMQTSDAHGVAIPAGWPENELIKKRVIIPPAKDVESAKKRLQEHEGFDWWFCHKEL
- a CDS encoding MBL fold metallo-hydrolase; this encodes MYFNQISVEGLGCLSYVIGCPAAKACMVVDPKRDIQDYLDIAREEGMRITHVINTHLHADHISGDQELRAATGADIYINGSGVTVDYVHKELNEGMVFELGAAKVEVLHTPGHTPNSISLLVTDKVRSDEPEMLLTGDLLFVGDVGRPDLPGAEILDEQVKNLYNSLYVKLADFPDHIEVFPAHGQGSLCGRGMSAKKSSTLGYERRANPMLRFKSFEEFKSDVTSAFPTRPKSFTHIISTNKAGANLLDACPMDKALTPKQFEEMMGEGAVVIDARNSAAYGGFHIPGSVNIGFEKQLANWVGMVIEPGSDILLVVDDQEDYDRMLIELHRIGYDQVFGYLSGGIMAWLNSGRPVEQLEQASPHQLSERLGGNLAVVDVRTPAEWKGARIESAIHFPLSDILDGKLPDLPRDRELVMACGTGYRSNIAAGLLRQQGFKNIQSLAGGLFAWTNAGLPTVS
- a CDS encoding tetratricopeptide repeat protein, whose product is MHKASFFPLLLLMAALCACTVSSAGVGVGRGSGVAMISVYNDFLYSGPSKAYQNNREGLRQFKAGKYTDAANTFQRTLDSYPGNPDASYFLGLSLIGMGDREQGFDTLVRFRDPWRYRVAGEITWWAGYLRKRPHLTDQEIFNTMKRIRGEAYNQYLMESRDSLLWFR
- the mnmA gene encoding tRNA 2-thiouridine(34) synthase MnmA — protein: MISGTETVAVAVSGGMDSLLALCLLREQGRDIMAVHGHLLPPGPGWDVVREGLSRNCAKLGVPFHALDLHAEFERCVVERFAADYRAGLTPNPCAVCNPEIKFGLLFDRVRELGADSMATGHYADLEERPGMGRLLVRGQDRSKDQSYFLSLVPVDRLRRAYFPLARTYKKDVMDLLGKYGLEPPLPKESQEICFIPDDDYQAFLETRGNLPGPGPIVLEDGTQVGRHKGLWRHTQGQRRGLGIAWQEPLYVLDKDVAGNALVVGPRSGLDSPGCLVRDLNFMVAPGQWPEVVQVQTRYRQQAKPSRFSVSGDRLELHFIEPHSRPTPGQVAAVYTDDGAVLGGGLIERAL